ACGCAACCGCGTGCGCCTATCATCGCTCCGACCGCCGTTCCTGCATCGGTCTCGGCGGCTCCCTTGAGCAGCGCGTCCCAGGCATTGAGATCGGCAACCGCACGAGCCTGCAATTCGGCGGTGCTCCAGGCCGTGCAGGCGGCCGGTGCGCTGTTCGCATAACCGACATACGGTGTGCCCGCGGCCGCATCGGTGATCGCGTAGCATCGCGCCGCCTTGCGATTGGTGTTGATGCGATCGACGAAATCGGCAAGCAGAATGAGCGCCTGCGTGCGCTGATAGGATTCCAGCTCGGCCTGGTGCGAGCGCACCTGCACGCCCAGCAAGCCAAGCAAGCCGATGACCACGATCACGAGCGTGACCAGCACTTCGAGCAACGAAAAGCCCGCGGATCGCCGGCGCCGATTTGTGCGCTCAACCATCCTGGCAATTCCCATTGCGATTGCCGTCGACAAGCACCGCGGGACGGCCGCTCGGCGTAATCACTACGCAGCGCATACTGATCGCGCCGTCCGCAGCCGCGGAGAAATTGAAACTGGTGGTGGTGCCGAGCGTCGTGCGGCCGTCGGCGTTGTAGGTCACGTTGTCGATCACCGCGCCCGCGAACGCCACGTCCGAAAGGCGGGGTTTTGCTCGCAGCGCAGTGCCGGCAGCCATGACGGTCCAGCCTTCGGACCAGCTGGTGGAGCCTCGGACCAGGCGCACCTGCGCGTTGCGCTTGATGGCTTCCGCCCGCGCGAACATCAAGTCCGAAAAGAGATCGTTG
This portion of the Betaproteobacteria bacterium genome encodes:
- the pilV gene encoding type IV pilus modification protein PilV, giving the protein MVERTNRRRRSAGFSLLEVLVTLVIVVIGLLGLLGVQVRSHQAELESYQRTQALILLADFVDRINTNRKAARCYAITDAAAGTPYVGYANSAPAACTAWSTAELQARAVADLNAWDALLKGAAETDAGTAVGAMIGARGCVSYDDVTGLYRLSVAWQGLLSTTEPLSVDSALTCGRDRYGSESQRRIVSMTLRIADLK
- a CDS encoding prepilin-type N-terminal cleavage/methylation domain-containing protein — its product is MTKATMAWHAAHRTYPSPPAGNRAVHGFTALELLVAIAIVAILMSIGVPSLRDTIASQRVRAAANDLFSDLMFARAEAIKRNAQVRLVRGSTSWSEGWTVMAAGTALRAKPRLSDVAFAGAVIDNVTYNADGRTTLGTTTSFNFSAAADGAISMRCVVITPSGRPAVLVDGNRNGNCQDG